GAAGCGCCTGGACGCTCTTCCAGAAACGCTCTGATGCTCACAGGGGGGTCCACTCCGAGCACTTCCGTGAGTGATGCGCGCCTTAAGTCGAGATCAACTGCGGTGGTGTTAAATCGCGGATCCCGGCTGAGCGCGGCCGCGACGTTGAATGTGATGAATGACTTGCCAACCTTCGGGGTCGCTGAAAGCACACCAAAAAGTCGCCAGCCTCGTTGCGTACGGAGCTCATGTATTTTCGCCCGGATCATGTTGAACGAACGCGACCGCGGGTCCAAGCTATCAAACCCGTAAACCCCCCGGGACTTAGCGATAGCAGAGTCCCACTGTAACACTTCGCACTCGCGGAGTGTTGGAACCGCAAGCGCTGTTGGCGTGCGCTCGGACGCTCCTTGCGAATGCTCTTGTTGGTACGTCACCGGATTACGCAATCCCTGTCTCCCGACGTTTGAAGAGCCACCAGGTGCGACGCTTGGGGTCAGGACGCCCAACGACCGGAACAATACCCAGTATCGGGAAGCCCAGCCCCTCGATCTGAGCCGGACTGCGGACGGGTCGCCGCAGCATTTCGACGATCAATGCAAGAAGCAAACCCAGCGCCGCGCCCGCGGCTGCCCCAGCTGCAATCAGAAGCGGCCGGTTCGGTGAATAGGGGCGGTCAGGAAGGCTCGCCGGTTCAACAAGAGAGAGGTGTTCGCCGCGCTGCTCGCCAGTCATACGAGCCCCGGTCTGCGCCTTTAGGAGATCATCCGACACCTGCTTGTACTGCGTTCGAAGTTGGGAAACCCGATCTTCGAGCTGAGATGCCTGCTCTAAAATAGCCGGCCCCCGCGCTTGGCCTGCCGCGCTAGCAGTAGCGCGAGCAATTTGAACCTGCCGCTCGCCTCGGAGCTGTGCAATCGCCTGATTGTTTGCCTGGATTTGGGCCTGAAGCGCCCCTTGATCACCGGAATCGCCCGGGCCCTGTATTGCGTCCCTCACTGCGTTAAGCCGCTGGCGCGCTGCGATGACGTCCGGATGAGAGTCCGAGTAAGTCGCGCGGGCCGCCGCGAGGGCCGCCTCGGCTTGCGCAAGTTGCTGATCCCGCGCCGCGGGGCGCTTGCTTTGAATGATCAACTGGCGGTTCTCGTTTTCCAATTGCACGATTTGCGCACTGTAGCTGCCTGTATCGAGCATCGACGGTGCCGCGCCGGGTGCGAGGACGCTTCCGTTGCGCGCTTTAAGATCTCTGATCTGCCCCTCAATTTGCTGGATCTGGCCCTGCAATCTTCCCGCCTGATCTTCAAGAAAACGCACATTTAATGTCGCCTGGTCCTCCACCACATCACTATCCATGCGCAGGAAACTAGCGACGTAGCTCTGGAGAACTTCCTGCGCCTTGATGGGGTCTGGATAATCGAAGCTCATATTGATGGCGATGACGTTGCTTTGATTCGGATTTGCCGTGCCGATGTCCTGTTGGAGAGCGCCGACGCTCGTTGCAGTGCGCATCTTATCGATGATCTTCGACAGCGGCTGCGAACGGCGCTCTGACGAATACAGATCGTATTGCTCGATTAAGGCAATTAGGTCGCCTCGGCTGAGCACTTTTTCGCGTATTTTTGATATGCGCTGTTCGATCGCGCCGGTTTCCGGAGATTGTGCCACGGTGGTCGAAAGTTGTTGAGACTCGATAAGCAACGTCGCGGTTGAGCGATATTGCGTTGGGAGCATGAACGCGGCGATGAGAGCAACTGCGAAAAAAGCGATGAAGACACCGACCGCATAATAACGACGTTCCCACATAATGTGGGGCAAGTGATTGATGACCCAGCCGAAACCTGCTGAGGTCTGCTCGAAATTATGTGATTCGATCATAAGTGCCTACCGATGCGATACCGCAGGTATACCGATCCGTTGATATCGGCTTTCGGGTCTGCCCCAAACTGAAACAGCTTACGCGCGCCCACAGAGACTCCAGCGGACATTCGAGCGCCAAGAGTCCGGTCGTATTCCACTTCACTAGATACATAGGTTGATTTCACATCGGAAAGCGCCGCCGCAGCGTTTGAATAGTGACTCGCGTTAATCGATGCCTGAAGGGTATCTCGTTCTCCAAGCTTCCGAAAATAGCTCAATCCAAGTGACGTGGTGATCGTCGCGAGACCTCGGCCTCCACCTGATAATACCGGGCTGAATGACGAACGCGCGTCGCGAGTGATGCTAGCGCAAAGATTGCTGACCGTCCCGTGATCACAAAGCGAAGCGCTGAAGGACGGAGTCACGGTGCTCTGCGATCCACCATCAAAGTGCTCGTTAACGACCATGATGCCAACGGCTCCATGTGCCGACATTCGCTCGCTTAGCGAGATCTGGGCCGTCAAGGCCGGGTTCAAAATATTGGTGTAATCGCTGCCCGCGTAATCTTGACGCTGAAGCGCAAGGGAAGCGCCCACCGACGTGCGTTCCGATATCTGCCGGGAATAACCAGCGTCAGTAGAATAGGTATTATATCCCGGAAAACTACTGTGGCTGTACCAGTTGCGCTGTGCACCCGCGGACAGCGAAATCGTGCCGGATGCTCCGCTTCGAATCGTCGCGCCTACTTGGCCGCTCACTCGGTAATTGCGGCCAGTCAAGCCGAGCAGGTCAGGTGCCCCGGCCGGTGGAATGGGATTGCCCTCGTCGGGGGGCGGGGGTTCGGTCGGCACGCCGATGATGCGGTTCGAAAGTTGCCCGGCGAAATCGCCCGAGAAATTGAGACTCCCAAAGATCTGCGCGGTTGGGCTCACTGCGCGGCTGGCTTGTGCACTCAAGTCAAAAATTTGCTTGGAACCGTAGTCTTGCAAGTACGTGGTGTTCTCAACGAAGGCGCTTAGGGTCGTACTCCCATGCTCGGACCTGATCGAATGGGTCCCTGTCAGGCTCACGCGCCCGAAGGCGCTCGAATGACTCGGAATGCTCAGGAACGGATTCGTCGCCGCTCCGAGTCCCGCATTCAGATCAAGAATGTCGACAGTTTCGGCCGCCACTGGCGCAGTGACAGCGAAAGCGGTCCCCGCAGCCAGCGCGAACCTGAACGCCTTATACATACG
This portion of the Sphingomonas limnosediminicola genome encodes:
- a CDS encoding lipopolysaccharide biosynthesis protein, giving the protein MIESHNFEQTSAGFGWVINHLPHIMWERRYYAVGVFIAFFAVALIAAFMLPTQYRSTATLLIESQQLSTTVAQSPETGAIEQRISKIREKVLSRGDLIALIEQYDLYSSERRSQPLSKIIDKMRTATSVGALQQDIGTANPNQSNVIAINMSFDYPDPIKAQEVLQSYVASFLRMDSDVVEDQATLNVRFLEDQAGRLQGQIQQIEGQIRDLKARNGSVLAPGAAPSMLDTGSYSAQIVQLENENRQLIIQSKRPAARDQQLAQAEAALAAARATYSDSHPDVIAARQRLNAVRDAIQGPGDSGDQGALQAQIQANNQAIAQLRGERQVQIARATASAAGQARGPAILEQASQLEDRVSQLRTQYKQVSDDLLKAQTGARMTGEQRGEHLSLVEPASLPDRPYSPNRPLLIAAGAAAGAALGLLLALIVEMLRRPVRSPAQIEGLGFPILGIVPVVGRPDPKRRTWWLFKRRETGIA